A section of the Malus sylvestris chromosome 17, drMalSylv7.2, whole genome shotgun sequence genome encodes:
- the LOC126609877 gene encoding late embryogenesis abundant protein 7-like — MASNQNQNLSHKAGELTGQAQVKKDELLNQASGAAQSAQNKASNLSQSAQNKASDASRSAQNKASDESPTDIKDQATHLLQQTSEQVRNMAQGAADAVKNTLGMNNPNDPSNQNNTPSNPSTRI, encoded by the exons ATGGCAAGCAACCAAAACCAGAATTTGAGTCACAAGGCTGGCGAGTTGACTGGTCAAGCTCAG GTTAAGAAGGATGAGCTTCTAAACCAGGCATCGGGTGCAGCTCAGTCCGCCCAAAACAAGGCATCAAATTTATCTCAGTCTGCCCAAAACAAGGCATCTGATGCATCTCGGTCTGCCCAGAACAAGGCATCTGATGAATCTCCTACTGACATCAAGGACCAAGCCACCCACCTCCTTCAACAG ACAAGTGAGCAAGTGAGAAACATGGCTCAAGGAGCAGCTGATGCAGTCAAGAACACTTTGGGAATGAATAACCCTAACGACCCAAGCAACCAAAACAATACCCCAAGCAACCCAAGCACTAGGATTTGA